The following is a genomic window from Pseudomonas sp. FP2335.
TTTACCGCACTGGCTGGCAACGCCGGTTGTTTCACGCACTTCCTTGTAGCTGCAGCAACCTTCGTAGATTGCTTCGCGGATTTGTCCGTCGGTGACGCCAGTACAGAGGCACACATACATAAGGGAGAACCGTCGCGGGTTTAAGGCTTGAGTGCGATGGATCTTAATGTTAACGAGAATGATTGTCAAAGTAGATTCGTAGGGTATTTGCGCGTATTGCCCCTGCGCTGACGAACGGTTTTTTCAGTGTATGATGGTCAGTCTTCACGAAGCGTGACTGCGTCACAGGGTTGTCGCCTACAGGCGCCAGACTGGGCCGGTCCTTTTACTTCAATCGTCACCCTCACATCAGGAGATACCCAATGAGCGTACTCGTCGGCAAACAAGCCCCGGATTTCGATGTACCTGCCGTCCTCGGCAATGGCGAAATCGTAGACAGTTTCAAACTGTCTGAAGCCATCAAAGGCAAATACGGCCTGGTGTTCTTCTACCCGCTGGACTTCACCTTCGTCTGCCCGTCGGAGCTGATCGCTCTGGACCACCGCATGGACGATTTCAAGGCGCGTAACGTTGAAGTGGTTGCCGTTTCCATCGACTCCCATTTCACCCACAACGCCTGGCGCAACACTGCCATCAATGATGGCGGCATCGGCAAAGTCAAATACACCATGGCTGCCGACATGAAGCACGACATCGCCAAGGCCTACGACGTTGAGTCCGAAGGCGGCGTGGCTTTCCGTGGCGCGTTCCTGATCGATGACAAGGGCGTTGTGCGCTCCCAGATCATCAACGACCTGCCGCTGGGCCGTAACATGGAAGAACTGATCCGCCTGGTCGACGCCCTGCAATTCCACGAAGAGCACGGCGAAGTCTGCCCTGCCAACTGGAAAAAAGGCGACAAAGGCATGAACGCTTCGCCAGAAGGCGTTGCGGCTTACCTGACCGAGAACGCTGGCAAGCTGTAAGCCAGATTTGAGGTACAAAAAAACGGCCTGAGAAGGCCGTTTTTTTATGGGCGGGAAATGGCTGTAGTGAGCGGGCTTGCCCCGCGCTGGGGGGCGAAGCCGCCCTAAACCCAGGCACCTCGGTGTATCAGTAAAACGGAGGCGGTTGGATTTGGGGCGGCTTCGCCCCCCAGCGCGGGGCAAGCCCGCTCACTACAACAGCGCTGTTAGTCGTTGAAGTCTTCCCAGCCGCCCATCTGCTTCCAGCGATTGACGATGCCGCAGAACAGGTCGGCGGTCTTCTCGGTGTCATAGCGCGCCGAGTGGGCTTCGCGACCGTCAAAGTCGATTCCGGCTGCCTGACAGGCTTTGGCCAGTACGGTCTGGCCGTAAGCCAGGCCCGCGAGGGTAGCGGTGTCGAAGCTGGAGAACGGGTGGAACGGATTGCGCTTCATGTCCAACCGCGCCACGGCGGCGTTCAGGAAGCCCAGGTCGAAGCTGCTGTTGTGGCCGACCAGGATCGCGCGTTTGCAGCCATTGGCCTTCAACGCCTTGCGCACGCCACGGAAGATGTCGGTCAGTGCCGCTTCTTCACTCACGGCCATGCGCAGCGGGTGATCGAGCTTGATCCCGGTAAATTCCAGGGCCGCCGCCTCGATGTTGGCGCCTTCGAACGGCTCGACGCGGAAGAAGTGGGTGTGTTCCGGGAACACGAAACCCTGTTCATCCATGCCGATGGTGGTGGCTGCGATTTCCAGCAAGGCGTCGGTGGCGCAATTGAAACCACCGGTTTCTACGTCGATGACAACCGGCAGATAGCCGCGGAACCGCTCGGCCATCGGGTGGCGTGAACCGCCACCGCTGTGCTCGTGTTCGTCGTCGTAATGGTCTTCACTCACTTGCTTTCCTCCAGCAGGCGCCAGCGCAGTGTTTCACCGGCGCGCAGCGGGATAACAGTCAACTCGCCAAACGGCAGGCTGGCAGGGGCGGTCCAGTCTTCACGGACCAGGGTGATGCGGTCGGTATTCGCCGGCAGGCCGTAGAAACGCGGGCCGTTGAGGCTGGCGAAACCTTCGAGCTTGTCCAGGGCATTGCGTTGTTCGAACGCTTCGGCGTACAGCTCGATCGCCGCGTAGGCCGTGTAGCAACCGGCACAGCCGCACGCGGCTTCCTTGGCATGCTGGGCGTGTGGCGCGGAGTCGGTGCCGAGGAAGAACTTCGGATTGCCACTGGTGGCGGCATCCAGCAGTGCCACCTGATGGGTGTTGCGCTTGAGGATCGGCAGGCAATAGAAATGCGGCCGAATCCCGCCCACCAGCATGTGGTTGCGGTTGTACAGCAGATGGTGCGCAGTGATGGTCGCGCCGACGTTGGCCGAGGCCTCGGTGACGAACTGCACGGCATCGGCGGTGGTGATGTGTTCGAACACTACCTTGAGGGTCGGGAACAGTTCGACCACGCGACGCATGTGCTCGTCGATGAAGATCTTCTCGCGATCGAACACGTCCACCTCGCCACGGGTGACTTCACCGTGGATCAACAGCGGCATGCCGACTTCGGCCATGGCTTCGATGGCCGGCAGGATCTTGTCGATACTTGTCACACCGGAATCGGAGTTGGTGGTCGCGCCAGCCGGGTACAGCTTGGCGGCGTGCACGTAGCCGCTGGCCTTGGCCTCGCGAATCTCGTCGGGCTGGGTGCGGTCGGTGAGGTAGAGCACCATCAGCGGTTCGAAGCGGCTGCCGGCCGGGCGCGCAGCGAGGATACGCTGGCGATAGGCGTCGGCTTCAGCGGCGTTACGCACCGGAGGTACCAGGTTAGGCATGATGATGGCACGGCCAAACGTGCGCGCAACATCGGCCACGGTTTGGGGCAACGCAGCACCATCGCGAAGATGAATATGCCAGTCGTCGGGACGCAGCAGGGTCAGGCGGTCGGACATTGGGGATTCCAGGCGGGTCAATCTGGTGGGAATGCTACCGGAAAAGACTCTTGCAGGCACTCGCTATCAAGTTTTACAGGATGCATCCGATAGCCTTTCGTATGCCTTATCGATGTATGACGCTTTGAAGTGTTGTAGAAACCAGTGGAGCCTCCCGTGCGCCAGCATTATCTAGCCCTGCTCAGTGTGTTCGCCAGCCTGCCTGCGATGGCCCTCACGTTCCAGACACGTCTGGAGAATATTGAGTGGAAGGTAGAGGGCGACAAGTTTGAGTGTCGTCTGAGCCAACCGATCACCGATTTTGGTTCGGGTGAGTTCGTGCGCCGGGCCGGCGAGCAGGCGACGTTTCGTCTGAAAGCCTTTAATGGTTCGCTGGGCGCAGGTTCGGCCACCTTGCTGGCCGCTGCCGCACCTTGGCAGCCCGGACGCGGCGACATCAATCTGGGAGCCGTGCGTGCCGGCAGTGGCGAAGTGCTGTTCAACAGCTCACAGGCCCAGGCCGGGCGCCTGTTCAATGGTTTGCTCGAGGGGCGTTCGCCGACCGTACGGCATTACGGGCGTGAGGGCGGCTACTCGGAAATCCGCCTGTTGCCGGTGAAGTTCAACAAGGCCTACAGCGACTATCAACTGTGCACCGCCAAGCTGCTGCCGATGAATTACGATCAGGTCAAGCAGACCGAAGTCGGCTTTCCGGGCGGTGGCATCGAACTGGATGCGGCGGCCAAGCAGAAGCTGGCAGTGATTCTTGAATTCATGAAGGCCGACCCGACCGTCAACCACATCGAGTTGAACGGCCACTCGGACAACAGCGGCAACCGCCTGACCAATCGTGATGTTTCACGGCGTCGTGCATTGGCGGTGATGGACTACTTCAAGGCCAACGGCATCGAGGAGTCGCAGATTACCCTGCGCTTCCACGGCGAAAGCTACCCGCTGGCGCCCAACACCAATGCTGCCAACCGCGCACGCAACCGCCGCGTCAATATTCAGCTGGAGCGGGTCGCAACCCCCGAGAAACCGGCACCCCAGGCTGCGGTCCGGAGCAATCCCGCGGCAACCTCATAAGGTGCGACCACCGGTCGCCCTCTCGACATAATCTGTCGCTTTATCTTCATTTGCTGTCGCGCCCCTGTAATTTCACGGTTTTGATCGGTAGAATCGTCGCCTTTCCGTACAACCCCGTGGAGTGATGGCATGGCCGACGTAAACAAGGTCGTTCTCGCGTATTCCGGCGGCCTGGACACTTCGGTGATCCTCAAGTGGCTGCAGGATACTTATAACTGTGAAGTGGTGACCTTCACCGCTGACCTGGGTCAGGGCGAAGAGGTCGAACCTGCACGTGCCAAGGCGCAAGCCATGGGCGTGAAAGAGATCTACATTGACGACCTGCGCGAAGAATTCGTCCGCGATTTCGTTTTCCCGATGTTTCGCGCCAACACCGTCTATGAAGGCGAGTACCTGCTGGGTACTTCCATCGCACGTCCGCTGATCGCCAAACGCCTGATCGAAATCGCCAACGAAACCGGCGCCGACGCCATTTCCCATGGCGCGACCGGCAAGGGCAACGACCAAGTGCGTTTCGAACTGGGCGCCTACGCGCTCAAGCCGGGCGTCAAAGTGATTGCCCCTTGGCGTGAATGGGACCTGCTGTCCCGTGAAAAGCTGATGGATTACGCTGAAAAGCACGCAATCCCGATCGAGCGCCACGGCAAGAAGAAGTCCCCGTACTCGATGGACGCCAACTTGCTGCACATCTCCTATGAAGGCGGCGTGCTGGAAGACACCTGGACCGAGCACGAAGAAGACATGTGGAAATGGACCGTCTCCCCGGAGAACGCGCCAGACAAGCCACAGTACCTGGAACTGACCTACCGCAACGGCGACATCGTCGCGCTGGACGGCGTCGAAATGACTCCGGCTACCGTGCTGGCGACCCTGAACCGTATCGGTGGCGAACACGGTATCGGCCGCCTCGACATCGTCGAGAACCGTTACGTGGGCATGAAGTCCCGTGGCTGCTACGAAACTCCGGGCGGCACCATCATGCTGCGCGCTCACCGCGCCATCGAGTCCATCACCCTGGACCGTGAAGTGGCTCACCTCAAAGACGAGCTGATGCCTAAGTACGCCAGCCTGATCTACACCGGCTACTGGTGGAGCCCTGAGCGTCTGATGCTGCAACAGATGATCGACGCTTCCCAGGTCCACGTGAACGGCGTTGTGCGCCTGAAGCTGTACAAAGGTAACGTGATCGTCACCGGGCGTAAATCCGATGAGTCGCTGTTCGACGCCAACATCGCCACCTTCGAAGAAGACGGCGGCGCCTACAACCAGGCGGACGCAGCGGGCTTTATCAAGTTGAACGCACTGCGCATGCGCATTGCGGCCAACAAAGGTCGCAAGTTGTTCTGAGTGCTCAAGACACTCTAAGGAAAGCCCCTTGTTGAAGGGGCTTTTTTTTGCCCGATGAAAAACCAGGCAGCCTTGATTCGATCTTTTGTTTATCGATGTTTAAACTTTGTTGAAGTTAAGGTGACAGGAAATTTGTCTGCCGGGCCAACTGCACGTGATGGCTTGTTTGCGAGGTGAAATGAATTAATTACACCTGACAAGGAACTATGTCTTACAGATAAATCACACAAGTAAGCACAATTTAATTGTTGTGCGCTGAATGTTCTGTAGGAAATATGGGTGTAAATAAATATGTTTAATGGAACTAAAAAGGTGGTGGTTTTCTTGGCTTCTCAAGGGAGCGATGACCACAAGCAAGGGATATTTCCTGAAAGTCGTGTGCGTTACTTTCGCCGTCCATCCCATATCCGTGGGGTAATTTATTCAAAATATGTGTGGGGCCGGAAAGATCTGAAAGGCCTCATACAACTCGCTACGGTCGACTTTGCGTTTTTTTGTAGGTCAATTCCTATTACGTTGTGGGTTGGGTCTCTGCTTGCTGTTGCGCGGGGGGGAATACTATGCCAACTAGGAAACGACTAGGCTATTGTGCTTGCTCTGAATAATTCGAACAGCGAAATTGGACTTTCTTATGAATAAAGTGCTGATCGTGGATGATCATCCCGTCATTCGTCTTGCTGTGCGTATGCTAATGGAGCGTCATGGTTATGAGGTCGTTGCCGAGACCGATAACGGTGTCGATGCGTTGCAACTTGCACGGGAACATATGCCGGACATTGTCATACTGGATATTGGAATTCCCAAGCTCGATGGGTTGGAAGTTATTTGCCGGCTCTCCTCGGTCAAACAGCCTGCGCCGTTCAAGGTGTTGGTGCTGACGTCGCAGGCTCCGGGGCATTTCTCCATGCGATGCATGCAGGCGGGGGCGGCAGGGTATGTATGCAAGCAACAGGACCTGACCGAGTTGCTGAGCGCTATCAAGGCGGTGCTTTCCGGCTACAGCTATTTCCCGAACCAGGCGCTGAATTCGGTGCGCTCTACCATGGGCAATGCCAGCGAGGCCGACATGGTTGAACGCCTTTCGGGCCGGGAGATGATGGTGTTGCAGCAGTTGGCCCGTGGTAAAACCAACAAGGAGATCGCCGATGGCATGTTCCTCAGTAACAAGACCGTCAGCACCTACAAGACGCGCTTGTTGCTCAAGCTCAATGCCCGCTCCCTGGTGGACCTGATTGAACTGGCCCAGCGCAATGGGTTGGTATAGGTGGGAAGGGGTCCATCAAAACGCTGATAGGTAACCAGAGTACTCGTTGGAAAAAAGCCTCCGTCAGGGAGGCTTCTGGTCGTCAACGGCCAGGTCAGAGGTCGAAGTCGTAATCGGCCAGTTGTTTTTGCAAGCGTCGCTCTTCCAGAAGATTGTCGATAGTGCGACGTTTGCTCAGATTGGTCTTGGCCACCTCCGCAACGGGGGCTTCGCCATCGTCATCCGGCTCTGCAACGAGGTCGTCTTCTACATCCAATTGTTCTTTGCCAGTGCTCATAAGGTTCACTCCGGGCTAAGACTGCCGTTGGCGCTCCTTATAACGATAATCCATGAATGGGTAAAAAAGATTTTTTCAATCGACAGATCAAAAAAACCAATGATTGCTCAATCGTCTGATGTCTTGTCCTTGTATTCGCACAGGTCCTCGATGCGACAGCTGCCGCAGCGCGGCTTGCGCGCCTGACAAACATAGCGCCCATGCAGGATCAGCCAGTGATGGGAGTCGAGCAGATACGGCTTGGGCACGAACTTCATCAATTGATTTTCCACCTCGACCACGTTCTTGCCGCGGGCGATACCAGTTCGGTTACTGACCCGGAAAATGTGCGTGTCCACCGCCATGGTCAACTGTCGGAACGCGGTGTTGAGCACAACATTGGCGGTTTTGCGCCCTACACCGGGGAGGGCTTCCAGCGCTTCGCGAGTTTGTGGCACTTCACCGCCGTGCAGCTCAACCAGCATCCGGCAGGTCTCAATCACGTTCTTGGCCTTGCTGTTGTAGAGGCCGATCGTCTTGATGTACTCCGATAACCCATCGACACCCAAGGCATGGATTGCCGCTGGCGTGTTGGCTACCGGGTACAGTTTGGCCGTGGCCTTGTTGACGCCTACGTCGGTGGATTGTGCCGACAGGATCACCGCAATCAGCAGCTCGAACGGCGAGGAGTAGGCCAGTTCGGTTTTGGGTTCCGGATTGTCTTCGTGAAACCTGCGGAAAATTTCCAGGCGTTTTACGGCGTTCATGGGACGAGTGGTTCCTTGCCGGTGTTCAGCGTGAAGGTGAAAAGGGTCCAGGCCGGGCCCCCTGCCAGTAGTAACCCCAGCAGCATAAACCCGGTAGGCATCAAAGTGGTGTCTGCCTCGCCGCGTAACAACCCTAGCGTGAGCGCAATGCAGCAAACAGTTGCTGACCCGTCTCAACGTTGCAGGTCACGTGCCCAGGGCATCGACTTGACGTTGCGCTTCATCGAGCCGGTTTTGTGCGTCGGCCAGTTCTTGCGGGGCGGCCAGCCGATCCTGCGCTTTCTTCAGCTCGGCGCGGCGCATCGCCAGCTGGATTTTGGCGCGTTTGAGTTCGGCAGTATTCACGGGCGACCGTGGCATTGCTGGCGTGCTGTCTGGTTCCAGTGCAGCCAATGCGCGTTCAGCGGCCTCAAACTGCTGTTGCAGGACGATCAACTGAGATTGCTGTTCAAAGGTCGGTGGATGACCAAAGGCTTTCAAGGACTTGTGCAGCTGTGCGCGGCTCATCGCCACCTCAATCTTGGCCTTCTTCACCGCTGCGTCCGTAATCGCTTGCAGGGCATCTACCGGCGCGGTTTCCATCGGTGCCGGTCGTTTGGTCCGTGCCTGGCGCTCGGCGAGCCGATGCTCCTCTTCCCGCTGCAAGCGCGCGTTGCGTTGTTCGTAGCGACGCCGTGCCCGGTCACGCTTGAGGCTGCGTTCGTGGCGCTCGTGATCATTGGCTGCCAGACCTCCCACGATCGGCAGCACGCTGACCAATGGGCGCATTTCAATGCAATCGACCGGGCACGGCGCCACACACAAATCACAACCCGTGCATTCGTCGACGATCACTGTGTGCATCAACTTGGCGGCGCCCACAATCGCATCCACCGGGCACGCCTGGATGCACTTGGTGCAGCCGATGCACTCGGCTTCACGGATGTACGCAATCTGCGCCGCAGCTTCGCCACGGGAGGTATCCAGCGCCAGCACCGGCACGTTCAGCAAGTGCGCCAGGCCGGCGATGGTTTCCTGTCCACCAGGCGGACACTTGTTGATGGCTTCGCCGCTGGCGATGCCCTCTGCGTAAGGCTTGCATCCGGGGTGCCCGCATTTGCCGCATTGGGTCTGCGGTAGCAGCGCGTCGATACGTTGAATGAGGTTCATGCTGTGATCATTGGCGTGCCGGTAGGTTAGACAAACAGGGTCTGATTATCCGGCAAGCGAGAAAGGGGAACTAGCTGAAAAGCCCTGTCGCCGAAGCGACAGGGCCGTCTTGCAGGCTTACTTGATCCGTTGACCGGGCTTGGCGCCGCCGTCAGGGCTCAGCAGGTAGATCTCTTCACCGCCAGGACCGGCCGCCATCACCATGCCTTCGGAGATGCCGAACTTCATTTTCCGTGGCTTGAGGTTGGCGATCATCATGGTCAGGCGACCATCGAGTTTGGACGGGTCCGGATAAGCGCTCTTGATCCCGGAGAACACGTTGCGTTGCTCGCCGCCAAGGTCCAGCGTCAGGCGCAGCAGCTTGTCGGCACCTTCCACGGCTTCGGCTTTTACGATCAGCGCGACACGCAGGTCGATTGCGGCGAAAGCGTCAAAGTCGATTTCCGCAGAGATCGGGTCTTTGGCCAATTCACCATTGCCTACTGGCGCAGCCGAGCCGGTGTCGGTCTGGCTGGCGACCAGGTCTTCTTTCGATGCGTCGGTCATGGCCTGGACCTTGACCGGGTCGATGCGGGTCATCAGCGGCTTGAACTCGTTCAACTGATGGTTGCTGAGCAGGGTCGCGTGGTCCTTCCAGGTCAGCGGCGCAACGTTGAGGAACGCCTCGGCGTCGGCGGCCAGCAGCGGCAGCACCGGCTTGAGGAAGATCACCAACTGGCGGAACAGGTTGACGCCGGTGGCGCAGATCGCCTGGACATGCGCCTGCTTGCCTTCCTGCTTGTTCAGCGACCACGGTGCCTTGTCGGCGATCCAAGCGTTGGCGCGGTCGGCCAGGCCCATGATTTCGCGCATGGCGCGGGCAAAGTCGCGGGCTTCATAGGCTTCGGCGATGCTCGGTGCGGCGGCCAGGAACGCGTCGGTCAGTTCCGGTGCGGCATTTTCGGCCACCAGCAGGCCAGCGTTGCCCTTGTGGATGAAACCGGCGCAACGGCTGGCGATGTTGACGACCTTGCCTACCAGGTCCGAGTTGACCTTCTGTACGAAGTCTTCCAGGTTCAGGTCGAGGTCGTCTACGCCACGGCCCAGCTTGGAGGCGTAGTAGTAGCGCAGGTATTCCGGCGACAGGTGGTCCAGGTAGGTGCGCGCCTTGATAAAGGTGCCACGGGACTTGGACATCTTCTGGCCGTTGACCGTCAGATAGCCGTGCACGGCGATGCCGGTCGGCTTGCGGTAGCCCGAACCCTCAAGCATGGCCGGCCAGAACAGGGCGTGGAAGTTGACGATGTCCTTGCCGATGAAGTGGTACAGCTCGGCGGTGGAATCCTTGTTCCAGAACGCGTCGAAGTCCAGCTCCGGGGTGCGATCACACAGGTTCTTGAAGCTGGCCATGTAGCCGATTGGCGCGTCCAGCCACACATAGAAGTACTTGCCCGGCTCGCCCGGGATCTCGAAGCCGAAGTACGGCGCGTCGCGGGAGATGTCCCACTGTTGCAGGCCGCTGTCGAGCCACTCGGAGAGCTTGTTCGCCACGGCGTCCTGCAGGGTGCCGCTGCGGGTCCAGGTTTGCAGCATCTGCTGGAAGTCCGGGAGCTTGAAGAAGAAGTGTTGGGAATCCTTGAGCACCGGGGTGGCGCCGGAGATCGCCGACTTCGGATCCTTCAGCTCGGTCGGTGCGTAGGTCGCACCGCATTTTTCGCAGTTGTCGCCGTACTGGTCTTCGGTGCCGCATTTCGGGCAGGTGCCCTTGATGAAGCGGTCGGCCAGGAACATCTTCTTTTCCGGGTCGAAATACTGGGTGACCGAACGCTGGTCGATGTGCCCGGCATCCTTCAAGCGCAGGTAGATCTGGCTCGACAGCTCGCGGTTTTCTTCGGAGTGGGTCGAGTGGAAGTTGTCGAAATCCACCAGGAACTCGGCAAAGTCGGCGCTGTGTTCGGCCTGCACGTTGGCGATCAGTTGTTCCGGGGTGATGCCTTCCTTTTCGGCGCGCAACATGATGGCCGAACCGTGGGCGTCGTCCGCGCAGACATAGATGCATTGGTTGCCGCGATGCTTCTGGAAGCGCACCCACATATCGGTCTGGATGTACTCAAGCATATGGCCAAGATGGATGGAACCATTGGCATAGGGCAGGGCGCTGGTGACGAGGATCTTGCGTGGCTCGGACATGGGGCTCGGCTACTTGATGAAACGGAGGTCGGCCACTATAAAGCGCCGGGAAATATATTTCACCCCGTGGCGCTGTTTCAACATCTTCCAAACCTGCGAAAGCATGCCGTTGAGCCATAGGAACGGTTAGGATAGCCGCCTGTTTCAGTCAGTCTTTTTCGGGAGTAGCCCATGAGCGCCGTGAATCGCGCAGCGGTGGAAGCCGTTCTTCGCCAGTACACCGACCCCTATTTGAACCAGGACCCGATCAGTGCCGGCTGTGTGCGCGCCATCGAGATCGAGGGCGAGCGGGTGTCGGTCCAGTTGGAACTGGGTTATGCCGCCGGTCTGTTCAAGAACGGCTGGGCGCAGATGCTGCAGATGGCGATCGAAGGCCTGGACGGCGTGAGCTCGGCCAGGGTCGACATCCAGTGCGTGATTGCACCGCACAAGGCCCAGGCGCAGATTCCGGGCCTGGCCAATGTCAAGAACGTCGTTGCTGTCGCTTCCGGCAAGGGCGGCGTCGGCAAATCCACCACCGCCGCCAACCTGGCGTTGGCCCTGGCGCGTGAAGGCGCCCGCGTGGGTATTCTCGACGCCGACATCTACGGCCCGAGCCAAGGCGTGATGTTCGGCATCGCCGAAGGCACCCGACCGAAGGTCAAGGACCAGAAATGGTTTGTGCCGATTGAGTCCCTGGGCGTGGAAGTCATGTCCATGGCCTTCCTCACTGACGACAACACGCCGATGGTCTGGCGCGGCCCGATGGTTTCCGGCGCGCTGTTGCAACTGGTAACCCAGACTGCCTGGGGCGACCTGGATTACCTGGTGATCGACATGCCGCCAGGCACCGGCGACATCCAGCTGACCCTGGCGCAGAAAGTCCCGGTGGCCGGCTCTGTGATCGTCACCACGCCCCAGGACCTGGCGCTGCTGGACGCGAAAAAAGGTGTGGAGATGTTCCGCAAGGTCAACATCCCGGTGCTGGGCGTCGTGGAAAACATGGCGGTGCACATCTGCTCCAACTGCGGTCACGCCGAGCATCTGTTCGGCGAGGGCGGCGGCGAGAAGCTGGCCACCCAGTACGGGGTCGAGCTGCTGGCCTCGTTGCCGTTGTCCATGCTGATTCGTGAGCAGGCCGACGGAGGCAAGCCTACCGTTGTCGCCGAGCCTGACAGCCAGATTGCCATGATTTATCAGGAACTGGCCCGCCACGTAGGCGCGCGGATCGTCCTGCAGGAAGCGGCTTCACCGGCAATGCCGACGATTACCGTCAGCGACGACTAAGCGACGTGAAGGAGAAAAGCCTCGACGGTGTCGGGGCTTTTTCATGTCTGAAGAGCGCTCAAGGCCTGCCAGTTACGCTTTTACGCAATTGCTCGTGTAAGCAATTACTTACTTTCTCGTAAGTGTTTGGTTTTTTTAGCCGCCATGGGCGTCTCGATACACTCGGGTTGTTTTCTATCCTATTGAATAATAACAATTATTTACTTTTGTTCTGAGGCGCAAATCTCTCGGCCGGCGGCTGGGTTGCCGTTGAACTTCCTTTGGAACTCTTTAAGATCGGCCCCGTGTCCACGGATTGACACAGCCATCAAGGAACGATGGTTTGAAGGAACGTCGCAGGATGCGATTCATCAGGATGATGAAAAGGAATACAGGGACTAGGGAAAAAATGTGGGCGGGTCATACCGCCCCTTTTTTTGCCTGTAGAAAAGTGAACCCTAGCCTGCAAAACGCAAAAAAGGCCCTTGAGGGCCTTTTAAGTCGTAGCAAACCGATCAGCGAATCAGATCGGCGATCTTGCCGGGCTTGCCATCCCATTCAGCTGCATCTGGCAGCGAATCTTTCTTCTCGGTGATATTTGGCCAGATTTCCGCCAGCTCGACGTTGAGCTGAATGAACTGTTCCATACCTGCCGGGACTTCGTCCTCGGAGAAAATTGCGACGGCCGGGCATTCCGGTTCACACAGGGCGCAGTCAATGCACTCGTCCGGGTGGATGACCAGGAAGTTCGGGCCTTCGTAGAAGCAGTCCACCGGACATACTTCCACGCAGTCGGTGTACTTGCACTTGATGCAGTTGTCGGTGACGACGAAGGTCATTTCTAATTCTCTCCTCAGGCGGCGGCGGCGAAACCCTTTGTGGCAGGGCTCGCGAGGTTCGGGAGTGGTAGTCTGCGGACCAGGCTAAGAGCCCGCAGCATCCCAAACCGCGCGAGAGTCTACCAGCTTGCAAGCCTCAGCGTTATATCCGAGTCTTCAGTGCATATAACATTTCGAGCGCTTTTCGCGGCGTCAAGTCATCCAGGTCAAGCTTTGCCAATTCATCCAGCACCGGGTGAGGCAGGCTGGCGAACATATCGCTCTGGTGCGGCGCGGCGTTTTTGCTCGTGGCTTTG
Proteins encoded in this region:
- the rsxB gene encoding electron transport complex subunit RsxB, which produces MNLIQRIDALLPQTQCGKCGHPGCKPYAEGIASGEAINKCPPGGQETIAGLAHLLNVPVLALDTSRGEAAAQIAYIREAECIGCTKCIQACPVDAIVGAAKLMHTVIVDECTGCDLCVAPCPVDCIEMRPLVSVLPIVGGLAANDHERHERSLKRDRARRRYEQRNARLQREEEHRLAERQARTKRPAPMETAPVDALQAITDAAVKKAKIEVAMSRAQLHKSLKAFGHPPTFEQQSQLIVLQQQFEAAERALAALEPDSTPAMPRSPVNTAELKRAKIQLAMRRAELKKAQDRLAAPQELADAQNRLDEAQRQVDALGT
- the metG gene encoding methionine--tRNA ligase; the protein is MSEPRKILVTSALPYANGSIHLGHMLEYIQTDMWVRFQKHRGNQCIYVCADDAHGSAIMLRAEKEGITPEQLIANVQAEHSADFAEFLVDFDNFHSTHSEENRELSSQIYLRLKDAGHIDQRSVTQYFDPEKKMFLADRFIKGTCPKCGTEDQYGDNCEKCGATYAPTELKDPKSAISGATPVLKDSQHFFFKLPDFQQMLQTWTRSGTLQDAVANKLSEWLDSGLQQWDISRDAPYFGFEIPGEPGKYFYVWLDAPIGYMASFKNLCDRTPELDFDAFWNKDSTAELYHFIGKDIVNFHALFWPAMLEGSGYRKPTGIAVHGYLTVNGQKMSKSRGTFIKARTYLDHLSPEYLRYYYASKLGRGVDDLDLNLEDFVQKVNSDLVGKVVNIASRCAGFIHKGNAGLLVAENAAPELTDAFLAAAPSIAEAYEARDFARAMREIMGLADRANAWIADKAPWSLNKQEGKQAHVQAICATGVNLFRQLVIFLKPVLPLLAADAEAFLNVAPLTWKDHATLLSNHQLNEFKPLMTRIDPVKVQAMTDASKEDLVASQTDTGSAAPVGNGELAKDPISAEIDFDAFAAIDLRVALIVKAEAVEGADKLLRLTLDLGGEQRNVFSGIKSAYPDPSKLDGRLTMMIANLKPRKMKFGISEGMVMAAGPGGEEIYLLSPDGGAKPGQRIK
- the apbC gene encoding iron-sulfur cluster carrier protein ApbC → MSAVNRAAVEAVLRQYTDPYLNQDPISAGCVRAIEIEGERVSVQLELGYAAGLFKNGWAQMLQMAIEGLDGVSSARVDIQCVIAPHKAQAQIPGLANVKNVVAVASGKGGVGKSTTAANLALALAREGARVGILDADIYGPSQGVMFGIAEGTRPKVKDQKWFVPIESLGVEVMSMAFLTDDNTPMVWRGPMVSGALLQLVTQTAWGDLDYLVIDMPPGTGDIQLTLAQKVPVAGSVIVTTPQDLALLDAKKGVEMFRKVNIPVLGVVENMAVHICSNCGHAEHLFGEGGGEKLATQYGVELLASLPLSMLIREQADGGKPTVVAEPDSQIAMIYQELARHVGARIVLQEAASPAMPTITVSDD
- the fdxA gene encoding ferredoxin FdxA translates to MTFVVTDNCIKCKYTDCVEVCPVDCFYEGPNFLVIHPDECIDCALCEPECPAVAIFSEDEVPAGMEQFIQLNVELAEIWPNITEKKDSLPDAAEWDGKPGKIADLIR